cactttgttttttccttccaaattcTTTTTTGGCTTCCTCAAACTTTAGCTGTGTTTTTAGTCTATGTTACGGGTAACGTGGATCGCCCTAGCTAGTTGTGAACTGGAATGTGGTAGGCCGCGTGTTAAATTGTGATACTTTGGTAGGGGTATGCTTCTATAGATAacaacattaaaatttaccGTTCCAAAAGATAAACATCTGGTAAAGCTAAATGTTATTTACCAAAATTATTCATGCAAAACGCATTGTTAGGAACATActgattgaattttttacattctctctagatttttttttaccttataAAAGTGGATTTTTGGGAAAACTTTGGGGATCGCTAGCTTACCGTTTTGGAAGGGAAGGGCACCATGTTTTGGACAGTTTGTATCGAAACGTAATCCGCTAGGGTAGTAGCCCGTAGGTTTTAGTTTGATGTTCTTAATTTACGTTGTCTCTGGTTGTGGatctagttttgttttcaatgctTATTGCTAGTTTTCTGAGCAATTTGGGATCTGCTGGTTTTACTGATATTCTGTACGTATAAAATTGATTTGCAGACTGTTCTTAATAGATATAACACCATAACGGGAACTATTTACAAGAATGATCCAACTATCATGGCCTGGGAGCTTATGAATGAGCCCAGATGCACATCAGATCCATCAGGGAGGACTATTCAGGTTCGTATATATCATGACCTTATTAATCTCTGGACTCgggttttaatttttaatcttttGGGGGGGTAAATGCTCgggttttaattttgtttaaattacttcACAAAAAGGTTCTAATTTCCGCATGCATTCAGTTAGATTTCCTTCATTTTATACCTTTGATGCGATAAGTTTGTAATGTTCATTCTCTGATGAATGGATCCTGATAGTATTGTACACTAAAAGTCATGCGTCACGGCCTCTAGACCGTGAGGTGGGGGTTCCAGCGATGCCTATGAGGCATAATCCAATTTATGGTGAGTGGTATTGCCTATTGACCTCTAAACCTAGCTATATAGACATTGTAACAGCTATAGTGCAACGTTGACGCGCGTAATATATAATCCTTCTCCGTTATAGCGTGGACTTAGCTCACATTGGGCATTCTTGTGTGATTGTGATTTGTTTCATTATTTGAAGCTTTTACACTTCTTAATTCAGTGTTGGGATTCAGCAAATTCGTAAAACGTTTGACTTGATTTTGATGTTTATAACCCGATTTATGGCAAGATTTCATTGGCTGATGTCTTGTTTAATAGGCCTGGGTAATGGAAATGGCTTCTTTTGTAAAGTCAATAGACGGAAATCACTTGCTGGAGGCTGGCTTAGAAGGATTTTATGGGCAAACAACACCTCAGAGGAGGAGCCTCAATCCTGCTGGTTTTGATATTGGAACCGATTTCATCGCGAATAATCGCATCCCAGGGATCGATTTTGCGACTGTTCACTCTTATCCGGATCAATGGTAAACTCTCAACTTATGAAAGCAAAACGAAAACTTAGCTTTGATtatgagaaaaagaaatttaccACAtcaaaaatggggaaaaaaaccctgatttttaaattttccagTTCTTTTCGGGGGAAGATTGATCCAGCATTAGGACTCTTAACTTAAACCAAATGAAAATACTCCATTCATATTCCAAAAAACAAGACACAAAAAGGCTAAACTATTAGCAAATGCCTCGAGTTTCGCCTAATCAAGTTTGAATTCACATCATGCTGAATGTATCTGACTTTCTTACATCATGCCTTTAATTTTCGGCAGCAATTTCGGGTGTAATAAACCACCGTTCTTTGGCAGCCTAAATGGCTCAAGTATTTTGCCGCATTTTCTTTGGCAGCCTAAACGCCTCATGAGTGCAATAAACCACCGTTCGTTGGGACTCATAATATTAGGAATGTGATGGCAAATAAAAGTTATGTTTGGAAATGGTTTTTCTTAATTTCCTCACACTAgtgatgatttttttgcatgATCAGGTTGTCCAGTTCAAATGATCAAAACCAACTCTCTTTCCTAGACAATTGGCTCAACACCCACATTCAAGATGCGCAGTACCTTATTCGCAAACCATTACTCATCACAGAATTTGGAAAGTCATGGAAAGATCCGGGGTTCAGTGCTTACCAGAGGGACCTTTTGTTTAACAAAGTATATACCAAAATATACTCATCGGCCAAGCGCGGTGGTCCAGCCGCTGGTGGCCTGTTTTGGCAACTTCTAAGTGAAGGAATGGAATCTTCCTTCGGAGATGGGTATGAGATTGTCCTGAGCCAGAGTTCCTCAACGGCAAATGTGATCGCTCAACAGTCTCACAAGCTCTACCAAATTCGGAAAATCTTTGCCCGGATGAGGAATGTCGAGAGGTGGAAGAGGGCTAGGGCTCAGTGGTCAGCTAGGAACAGGGGGAGGCGTGTTGGACACTGAATAGATGGACCAGCTCATACCAAAATTGAGGTGTCATCACTATCAGGCTTGTGAGTACTCTTGTCGAAGTAATTATGATATTACGGGTATTGCGAGAGGTTTTAATTTTGTGAGGTTGTTTCTCTCTTTGAGATGATTTTCGTTCATCCAAGAGGGCAACTGGGGAAAATAGTAGTAAACGTGCTGGTGGTATTTTCACATGTATGTTGTGTAAACTGTTCGTTATTTTAGTGAGACATTGCACTATCCCTAAATATTGCTAAACATGGATTATAGGAAAATGATTGCCGCGCAGCTTTTTGCACCCATTTACTTGTCCCCGTTGATGTGAAATTACCGAGTAACTATTATTCCATGCCCCAGAGGCATTACGTGGCGGTGCCCCAGACTCTTCTCTACCACATACttgtgtgggctccacatacTTTGTGGTGGAGCCACACAAATGTGTGATGGAAAAAGAGTTTGGGGCATCACGTGGCGGTGTCCCAAgggtattgaataatttttcgaaaTTACCAAGTTCATTCATATGCAAAAAGGCAATTAGAAATAAGGCTAATCTAGTAATTTCACGTGATTAATTAAGGACGCGAATGGGTAGACTTAACATACATGAGGTTCAAGCTCAGTCAATACGTAGTTACTTAGTACTGCAAAGCGAACTTAAAAATAGAGTTGGGGAATAATACTCCTATATAGTCATGGAAGAGGCAGTAGAGACACTAACAAA
This DNA window, taken from Rhododendron vialii isolate Sample 1 chromosome 8a, ASM3025357v1, encodes the following:
- the LOC131297916 gene encoding mannan endo-1,4-beta-mannosidase 7 → MMKPSWVVPVFLALVILIQQQYCYNFQVEAGGRDDFIRSRGTHFMLNGNPYYANGFNAYWLMYVASDPSQRNKVSSAFQQASSHGLSVARTWAFSDAGYRPLQHSPGAYNQQMFQGLDFVIAEARRFGIKLVLSLVNNYESFGGKKQYVNWARNQGHYLSSDDDFFRNPVVKGFYKNHVKTVLNRYNTITGTIYKNDPTIMAWELMNEPRCTSDPSGRTIQAWVMEMASFVKSIDGNHLLEAGLEGFYGQTTPQRRSLNPAGFDIGTDFIANNRIPGIDFATVHSYPDQWLSSSNDQNQLSFLDNWLNTHIQDAQYLIRKPLLITEFGKSWKDPGFSAYQRDLLFNKVYTKIYSSAKRGGPAAGGLFWQLLSEGMESSFGDGYEIVLSQSSSTANVIAQQSHKLYQIRKIFARMRNVERWKRARAQWSARNRGRRVGH